The following nucleotide sequence is from Thermoanaerobaculia bacterium.
TAAGGTAGCGAAATTCCTTGTCGGGTAAGTTCCGACCTGCACGAATGGCGTAACGATTTGGGCACTGTCTCGACAACGCGCTCGGCGAATCTGTAGTACCGGTGAAGATGCCGGTTACCCGCACGTAGACGGAAAGACCCTGTGCACCTTTACTATACCCTGGCACTGAATTTCGGCGTTGTCTGCGCAGGATAGGTGGGAGCCTATGAACCTGGGGTTTTGGCCTCGGGGGAGGCAACGGTGAGATACCACCCTGATAGCGTTGGAATTCTAACCCAGACCCGTAATCCGGGTCGGGGACCCTGCCAGGCGGGTAGTTTGACTGGGGCGGTCGCCTCCTAAATTGTAACGGAGGCGCCCAAAGGTTCTCTCAGGCTGATTGGAAACCAGCCGTAGAGTGTAAAGGCAGAAGAGAGCTTGACTGCGAGACCGACAAGTCGAGCAGGTACGAAAGTAGGGCTTAGTGATCCGGTGGTTCTGTATGGAAGGGCCATCGCTCAACGGATAAAAGGTACGCCGGGGATAACAGGCTGATCTTGCCCAAGAGTTCACATCGACGGCAAGGTTTGGCACCTCGATGTCGGCTCATCGCATCCTGGGGCTGAAGCAGGTCCCAAGGGTCCGGCTGTTCGCCGGTTAAAGCGGTACGTGAGCTGGGTTTAGAACGTCGTGAGACAGTTCGGTCCCTATCTCGTGTGGGCGCAGGATAATTGAGTGGATTCGTCCTTAGTACGAGAGGACCGGGACGAATGAACCTCTTGTGCACCGGTTGTCGCGCCAGCGGCACGGCCGGGTAGCGATGTTCAAAAGGATAACCGCTGAAAGCATATAAGCGGGAAGCCTTCCACAAGATGAGTTATCCCGGGGGCAACCCCCTGAAGACCCGTGGGAGATGACCACGTTGATAGGCGGGATGTGGAAGCACTGTAAGGTGTGAAGCTGACCCGTACTAATCGGTCGTGCGGCTTGACCATAAAATTCTTAAGGTGCGTTGTATCCGTATCTTGATTGCTCGCGTGCGCGAGACCCGATTCTCTGGAGAACCGTAACAGGTTTTCTCGGTGGTTTTAGCGAGGGGGACCCACCCGTTCCCATTCCGAACACGGCAGTTAAGCCCCTCAGCCCCGATGGTACTGCACGGGAAACTGTGTGGGAGAGTAGGACGCCGCCGGGGAATTAATTAACAAGGCCCGAAGAGTGATCTTCGGGCCTTTCTTTTTGGAAGCGAGAACCACGAACGGCGACGGCCGATTCGCCCGAGGGGAGGCTGAGGGGAAAATCCCCTGCGGATCGGAGGTGCAGGCGGCCACTCTCCGGGTTGCGCGAAGCGCGTGGCCGCCGTCGGGCGCGGCCGGGCACGCGCCAAGTTTTCGATAACCGGTTGCCGCGCCGTCGCCCACAATCCCGCAGATCGTGGCGAGTGCCCCTGCGAGAACGGACGAGACCCGGGCGGCCGGACGAACGCGCGTCCTGGGCCTCGGGCCTCTCGCCGCCCTCGGCATCCTGTTTTCGGCGGTTCCTCTCCATGGGGCTCAGACCTACACTTACACCGGCCAGAATTTCTCTTCCGTGACGGCTCCCTACACGACGGCGGAGAAAGTGACCGGCTCGTTCACCACCGCCGTCGCATTGCCCCGTTTCATGCCGCTGACGGACGTTTCCGGCTCGATCGCGAGCTACTCCTTCAGCGATGGAGTCCAGAGTCGGACGAGCGCGAACAGCTTCGCCTGCGATTTCTCGGTCGCGACGGACGGAGCCGGAAACGTCTCCGCCTGGTTCGTGTACCTCACCCAGGCGCCTCATCCGGCCCTCGGCGATCCGGAAGAGACGATGACGCTCGCGAGCGCGTCCCATGACGTGGTCGGATCGGGCGCCGCCGTCGCGAGCGCCTGCGCGAGCATCCCGCAGCCGGTCTTCGGGGCTTCGCCGGGTCCAGGTTCGTGGAGCTCCAGCCTTCCCCCGGGGAGCCCGACGACGTACGTCTTCACCGGACAGCCGTTCACCTCGGTCACCGCTCCGTACGCCACGAGCGAAAAGGTCACGGGTTCGGTCGTCTTCGCGAACCCGCTCCCTCCGTTCCTTCCTCTCACCGACGTCGTCGCGGCGCTTTCCGATTTTTCCTTCACGGACGGCGTGCAGACGAGGACCAAGGTGAGCTCGAACGTGTGCCAGTTCGAAGTCGCAACCGACGGCGCCGGGAAAATCTCGAAATGGTTCGTCTACCTGACGCAGGCTCCCCATCCCGCGTCCGGGGATCCGGAGCAGACGATGACGCTTTCGGGATCGTCGCACGACGTCGTCGGCTCCGGCGCGGCCGTCGCGGATCCCTGCGCCGCCATCGCACAGTCGATCTTCGCCGAATCCGCCGGACCCGGAACGTGGAGCTCGAGCCTCCCGCCGCCGGCTCCCGCGACGTACCACTACGTCGGCCACCCGTTCTCTTCGGCGACGCCGCCGTATTCGACGAGCGACGAGCTCACGGGCTCGATCACGCTCGCCGGCCGGCTGCCCGCGTTCCTTCCGATGACCGACATCTCGGCGGCCCTCTCCGATTTTTCCTTCACGGACGGCGTACAGACGCGCACGCGCGCGAATTCGACGGTGTGCACGTTCGAGGTCGCGACCGACGGCGTCGGGGCGATCACGCGCTGGGTCGTCGAGCTCCGCGAGGCGCCCACGCCCGCTCCCGGGAACCCCCAGCAGAACGTCGATTCGACGTGGTCGATCGGCGATCTCGCCGGAACCGGGCCCGCCGGCGCGACCGCCTGCGCGGTGATCTCGCTTTCTCCCGCCGGGTCGACCTCCGTGATCGGGTCCTGGACCGGCCCGGCTCTGCCCGGAACGCCGGTGTCGTACGACTATGCCGGACCGTTCTTCACCGACGTCATCGCTCCGTACACGACGCAGGACCGGATCACGGGAATGCTTCGATTCGGGAATCCGCTGCCGCCGAACATGCCGTTGGCGGACGTGACCGCCGCGATCCTCGACTTCTCCTACAGCGACGGCATCCAGACGCGAACCGCCGCCGACAGCGTCATCTGCAAGCTCGAAGTCGCGACGGACGCCGCCGGCCGGATCGTGCAGTGGGACGTCGAGCTCCGGCAGCGCGTCGCGTCGAGCTCCGACCCTTTCTCGTCGATCGACTCGATTCACGTCGGAGCGGTGGGGCGCGACCTGGGCGGAACGAATCCGGCGGGAGGGAATCCCTGCGGGGTGTTCACCCTCGATCCCTTCGGGAGCACCGCGCCGGGAGGCGTCGGATCCTGGACTCCGGCCCCGGCCGGCGGCGGAACGGCGATCCCGACGCTCTCGGGATCCGCCTTGCTCGTGCTCGCCGCGCTGACGGCGGCCGCGGGCGCTTCTCTCGCGGGCCGGGCGCGTCCCTGAAAGGGGGCGCGAGAGGACGGGGCGGCCGAAGAATCCGCGTCCCGGGTGCGATGGATTCCCCTTTCGTGCTACAAGGACTGCCCGAAGGCCACGCCGCCATGCGCTCGACCAGAATCGCTCCGCTGCTCCTCTCGGTGCTCCTCGCGGGACTCGCGCGGGCGTCCGCCGACGAGCCGACTTCCGACCGCCGGGTCCACGTTCGCGCCGGCGCGATCACGGAATCCGATCCGATCGTGCTCACGCCGGACGGCGCGAAGGTCGCGTTCACGCGATCCTTTTCGATTCCCGACTCCCGTTTCGTGCCGGATCCCTACGAGGAGAAGTGCACGAGGAAGGCCGTCCGGTACACGTTGAAGGCCGCCGCGCAGAAGGAGATCCTCGGCGCCGACCATCCGCTCCCGGACCCCGATTCCGAAGACGCGCTCGTTCTCCATCCGTCGGAGCTCCGGAACGCGGCGGGAAAGTTCGGAGCCAACGCCGTCTATCTCCTGCTCTCGGATTCGGAATCTCTCGCGGGTCAGAAGGGCGTTCACGACTGCGCGATCGTGGAGAAGGACGGCGACCGCGAGCGGGGCGAATCCCTCCAGGAGATCGGTTGCCGGACGGAACAGGGGGCGAAGCTTTCGTTCTCCCGTTACGCGGGCCAGGCCCGGTTCTACGCGTGCCCCGCTCCCACGGCGAAATGATCGACTCCCGCGGGCCGCTCGTCCCGCCAGAACGGCACGGCGCGTGAGGGCGATTCGCAAGCCGCTTCCGGGGGAATACCCCGCCTATGCGGCGGTGTACGTCGATCTCCTTCCGGACGACGGTTCCATTCTCGATCAGCTGTCGCGCAACGCGGTCGCCACCCGGGAGCTCGTCGGCGCCCTGCCGGAAGAGCGGCTTGCGTTCCGGTACGCGCCGGGAAAATGGACGATCAAGGAAATCGTCGCCCACCTGTCGGACGACGAGCGGATCTACGGCTACCGCGCCCTGCGGTTCGCGCGGAACGACGCCACGGAGCTTCCCGGATTCGACCAGGACGCCTTCGCGCGATTCTCGGGAGCGAACGCCCGGCCGATCGACGATCTCCTCGCCGAGCTCGAGGCGGTGCGGAGGTCGACGGTGCTCCTGTTCGCGGGATTCGACGATGCCGTCCTCGACCGCTCGGGCGCCGCCGACGGGAACCGTTTTACCGTCCGCGCTCTCGCGTACCACATCGCGGGCCACGAGCTCCGGCATCGGAACGTCATCCGCGAGCGGTACCTCTCCGGCGGCGCGGCGGTCCGATGAGCGTCGGCGCGGACGCGGAGAAGTCCCCCTCGCGGATGTCCCCCTCGCCCACGCTCCTCCTCCTGGTCGGCGCGTTCGCCGGTCTGCCGAGCTTCATGGTCGCGATTCCGGCGGCATCGATGAAGACCGGCGCTTCCGGGTTCGCGGTTCACGAGGATCAGCTGAATCTCGTCGCGACCTGCGGCCGGGAGCTCCGGGGCGGGGACGAGGGGCGGGAACCGGATTCCCGGACGCTCGTCGTCGTGCGCGGGGACGTCGATGCGCGTCCGCTTTCCGCGGCCTGGCGCTGCGCGCGGTTCCCCGGGGGCCGGGCCTGCTCGGCGATCGGGGGAGCGTTGCCCCTGCTGAGAACGATCGGCCCCGTCGGGGGGCCCGGGCGGGCTCCGTGAAATCTCCCGCGGGGAACGATCGATCCGGAGATCTGCTCCGCGCGCTCGGCCGGTGGGACATGGCGTTCTTCCTCGTCGGCACGGTCATCGGTTCGGGGATCTTCCTGGTGCCCTCGGAGATCGCGCGCGATGTCCGGTCGGAACCCGTCACGATCGGGATCTGGATCGCCGGGGGAATTCTGACGATGCTCGGCGTTCTCTCCATCGCGGAGCTCGGGTCCGCGATTCCGGCGCCGGGAGGGATCTACACGTACATCGCGCGCGCGTATGGAAGGCTTCCCGGATTCCTCTGCGGATGGGCGATCTTCACCGTGATCACCTCCGGGGCGATCGCGACGCTCGCCGTGGCCTTCTCGATCTACCTCTCCGGGCTGTTTGCGATCTCGGCGGCGGCGGGCCGCGCCGTTTCGATCCTCGCCGTCCTGACTCTGACCGCCGCGAACGTCGCGGGGGTCCGGACCGGAGCCACGGTGCAGAACGTCCTGACGGTGCTCAAGGTCGCCGGCCTCGCCGGCATGACGATCGCGATCTTCGCGCTCGCCGGTCCCGCTCCGGCCCCGGCATCCCTCCCGGCCGCGGCGGTTCCGAACGGCATCGCCGGAATCGGCGTCGCCCTGCTCGGCGTTTTCTGGGCCTACGAAGGATGGCACGACGCCACGTTCGTCGCGGGCGAAGTGCGCGACCCGCAGAGGAACTTCCCGGCCGGGGTGGTGATCGGCGAGCTCGTGATCGTGGCCCTCTACGTCGCGGCGAACCTGGCGTACTTCCGCGTGATGAACGCCGGCGAGATCGCCGCGTCGCCCCGCGTGGGGCTCACCGCGATCGGGAAGGTCCTCGGTCCGTGGGGAGCGAAGGCGCTCACGGCCGCGATCGTCTGCTCCATTCTCGGCGCGATGAACGGGTCGATCCTGGCGGGGCCGCGGGCCTACTTCCAGATGGCGCGCGACGGCCTCCTCCCGCGCGGCCTGGCGGAAGTCCACGCGACGTTCCGGACGCCCGCGGCGGCGATCGCGCTCCAGGGCGTCTGGTCGTGCGTCCTGATCCTCTTCATCGGGGGGTTCTCGCAGCTCTTCACGTACGTGATCTTCGGCGGCTGGCTGATGTACGCGCTCGCGACCGCGGCGGTGCCGATCCTTCGGCGCAAGGAGCCGGAACTCGCCCGTCCGTTCCGCGTTCCGGGCTATCCCGTCGTTCCGGCGGTCTTCGTCGTCGCGGCGGCCGCGATGACGGTGAGCACGATCCTCCAGCGCCCCCGCGAATCGCTGCTGGGCCTCGGCTTCATCGCGCTCGGCGTCCCTCTCTACTTCTTTTTCCGCGGTTCCGGCCGGGAGTAAACTGACGGCGAGGGACGCCATGAGCGGATCATCGAAGTGGGCCGGGCTCTTCGCGGGCGTCTTGTTCGCGGCAGCGGCGTCGGGAGCGGAGAGTCGCGTGCAAGGGCAGCTCGTCGTCGACGGAAAGCCCGTCCGGATCACGCACGTGTACGCCTTCGCGCAGAAGGGCTTCTTCGACGAGAAAAAGCTGGACGTCGTCCTCCTGTTCTGCGATGCCGCCGTGCCTCCGGCGGCGGTGCGCGACCCCTTCGCGCGGACGGACCTCGTGAAGGCCGGAAAGCTCCACTGCGTCGAGCAGACGATCGACGAGGGCGGCCAGGTCATCAACTACAAGGTCCAGCACGAGCGGTTCGGCGTGCCGGAGGGCGGCGGCTCGACCGAGCACGTTTTCGAAGCGAAGACGTTCGACGGGAAAACCGCCGCCGGCCGGTCGCGCACCACGGCCCCGCAGAAGTCGTACGACGACGTGCCGTACGAATACGACATCACGTTCTCCACGCCCATCGAGCCGAAGAAATAGCCCTGCCACGGCTCGGTCTGTTCACCTCCGGCATCGTCCGGTTCCGGCACGACCCCATTCCGGAAGCGGACACCCCCGGCCCGGGACGTTCCTGCAACCCCCTGAAAACGCGCGATTCGACACTGGCACCTTTCTTGTCAGGGATATCGGCGAGGTTCTGCTGGTGAGCGTCATTCAACACTTCGCCGGAGGGGCGTGATGTCGCTTCTGGATCGCTCGATCGAGGAGGCCCCGCTCTCGATGCCGTCCCACACGCTGCGCGGGGGCCTCGCCCCGGGCGAGCCCGGCGTTCTCGACGTGATCTTCGAAGGAAGGGCCGTCCGCGTTTCTTCGTGGCGGTGTCCCGTCCTCGCGCGGGAATGGTCCGAAGAGCGGGTGCAGAGCGCGGATGCCGTGGCTTTCCCGCGGGACGTTCCGTTTGCGATCCACGCGGAAGGGGAGTCGATCGTCGCGGACCGCAACGTCGTCCTGTTCCACTCGGCGGGCGTTTCCTACCGGACCAGCCACCCCTTCGGGACCGGCGATCGCGGACTGCTCCTGCGATTCGCGCGCCCGGCCCCGTTCACCCTGCGAAACGCGGAGCGCCGCTCGTGGGCGCTCCGATCGCCGCGCGCCCACCTTCTCCAGGAAATCCTGTTTCGCCGCGGCGAGGACTCCGACCGGAGGACGGTCGAATCGCTCGCGCTTCGCCTCCTCTCGGAAGCACGGCGTCTCGCCGATACCGCGCCGGCGCCTCCCTCCGGGCGGCGCCGCGAAGCGGCCGTCCAAGCGACGCGCCGCCGTCTGGCGAGCGATCTGCGCGCCAAGCTCGGACTCGCGGCGCTCGCCGCTCAGGCCCGATACTCCCCGTTCCATCTCGCGCGCACCTTCCGCCAGGCCACGGGGGTCACCTTGCGGCGGTATCGCCTTCGGGCGCGGCTCTTCGCCGCGCTGCCTCGCGTTCTGGAGGATCGCTCCGACCTGATGCAGATCGGTCTGGATCTCGGGTTCTCCTCGCACAGCCACCTGACCTCTGCCTTTCATGCGGAATTCGGGATGTCGCCTTCCTCCCTGCGCCGCCTGGTGCGGGAGGAAGAGCTGGGCTTCGTCGCGTCCCGACTGGGATTCGGACCGGCGCGGTTCGAGTAGCGGGTCGGCCCGAAAGGACGGCACGTCTTCCGGCGCTCGGTCCAGGCGGGTGCCCTTCGCGAGACGGAACGAGAGGCCCGCCGCGGAGGAGCGGCGAGGGCTCCCGCGTCGCCGGCCATGCACCGGAGGGACCGCCTTCTTCGGAGTTCCTCGGGATGGCGTCTCGGCGATCGACACGCCATCGAGCGACACTCGCGCGCGCTCGACCGGAGCACCACGGACCGACCTGTCCCGCCGCTCTGTCGAAATCGTGCGAATTCCATGTTCACGGCACGACCGTTGCTTCGATCGCGGCATCGTGGGAAGCGGATTCAACAACCCCTCGTCGGTCGCCCCGGTCTTCCCGAAACATTCAGGAGGAACCGATGAGGATCGGGAGGATCACGGGGAGGGGGGCGTCGATGCTGGTCGCCGTCGCCTGCCTGTCGGCGGGTATCGCTTTCGGCGACTGCGGGCCGTTCAGTGACACGTCGACCGGCTCGTTTTGCGGGGCGATCGAGGAGGCCTTCTACGCGGGGTTGACCAACGGGACTTCGGCGACGACGTTCGGTCCGGAGCAAGGCGTCACCCGGGATCAGATGGCCGCGTTCATCACGCGAACGCTCAACCAGGCGACCGCACGTTCGAACCGTCGGGCGGCGCTGGACCAATGGTGGCAGGCGACCACGCCCCGATTCGATTCGTTCGGCACGACGGCGGCGAGCGACGCCCACCAGTGCCGCGCGGACGGTGCGGACATATGGGTATCGATCTTTCAGGGGGTCTCGCGAGTCCGGGCGAGCGACGGGAAGCTTCTCGGCACCTGGACGCCTGCGCCCGGACCCTCCTGGCATCCCGGCTCGGTGCTGGTGGCGCTCGGACGCATCTTCACGACGAACGTCGATCTTCAGGGGGCGATCGACATGGCGGACCCGACGCAGGATCCCGGCGAGATGACGCAGGTCGCGCAGACCATCCTGCCGAACATCTCGGGGATGACGTTCGACGGAACCTCGATCTGGACGTCGCACATCGGAGAAGACCCCAACGGGGGCGACAACGGGGTGACGATCATCACACCGGGCTCCTGGACCATGACGCCGGTGACGACCGGATTCACCGGATCGGTCACGGGGATCGCGTTCGACGGTTCGAACGTCTGGGTGACGATGACGCCGGGATCCCTCCTGAAGCTCGACGCGAACGGAGCGATCCTGCAGACGGTGTCCGTCGGAGGCGCTCCGACGTCGCCGACCTTCGACGGCGCGAACATCTGGGTCGTGAATTCGTCCGATAATTCCATTTCCGTCGTGCGGACGTCTTCCGGGGCGGTCGTCGCGACGCTCACCGGCAACGGTCTCAACGGGCCGACGGGCGCGGCCTTCGACGGCCAGCGGGTGCTCGTGACCAACCATGCGGGCAACAGCGTGTCGGTCTGGCGCGCGGCGGACCTGTCCCCCCTCGGAACGGAGTCGACCGGAGCGTCGAGCCAGCCGGTCGGCGCGTGCAGCGACGGCGTGAACTTCTGGGTCGCGCTCGCGGGAGCGGGCGAGCTCGGCCGTTACTGAGCTGAGGGCGCGATCTTCCGGCCGCCGGCCGCCACGAGGCGCCGGCGGCCTTTTACGGGGTCAGCGCCCGCGCGCCTTCCTCGCGGCCTCCGCCCGCATGCGCTGCATGGCGTCGGTTTCCTGATCGGAGAAGCGCTCTTCCCGGAAGGGATTGCCGCGGAGGTGATACCCGTTCTCCTCCCAGAATCCCGGAACGTTCGCCGCGACGAACTCGAAGGCGCGGATCCACTTCGCGCTCTTCCAGAAATAGAGCTTCGGGACCACGAGCCGGCACGGGCCTCCGTGCTCGGGAGAAAGGTCGCGGCCGTCGTGGCGGATCGCGAGGAGCACGTCGTCCCCGCGAAGGTCCTCGAGGGCGACGTTGGTCGTGTAGCCGCCCTCCGAGTGCACGACGACCGCGACGGCGTCCGGCGCGAGCGCCACGCGATCGAGGATTTCGCGAGCCCGGACGCCCTCCCAGAGATTGTCGAATCGGCTCCAGCGCGTGACGCAGTGGATGTCGGAGACGACTTCGGCGCGCGGAAGCGCCAGGAACTCCGGCCAGGTCCACGAGACTTCTTGACCGACTCGTCCGACGCAACGGAACGTCCAGTTCGCGAGATCGACCGATGGCGTCGCGCCGTAGGTCAGGACCGGCCATTTCTCCGTGCGGTACTGCCCGGGCGGGAGCCGCTCGGTGTCGTCGGTCACGGGAGGGATTCTCCGTAGGCCCGCGGGTCGGTGCCCGCGCGGGCGCGGCCGGAGCACGCCGCGGCGCGCCCGCGGAAGACTCGCCGCTCGCGGGCGAACGCCGGGGGAGACGCCCCCGCGGCGTCTCGCACCATCCGGACGAGTCCGCCGATCCGCCGCGGCGCCTCGATCCGCCAGACCGCTTCGATTTCCCGATCGGCCTCGGAGCTCACGAGGCCGAATTAGAACATCGCTCCGCCCCGGGATTCTTCCGCATCTGGCGGAGGGAGCCTTCGCCGGGTAGGCTTCTTGCTGGGAATCGCCTTTCGGAGGTCGAAAATGCGAAAACACCGTCTCACCACGCCTCAGATCGGTTTCGTGGTCGGCACGCGGGCGGCGCTCGCCGCAGGGGCCGGCCTGCTGCTTTCCGGAAAGCTGTCGAGGGCCGCGCGGCGCCGACTGGGAACGGCGCTGGTCGCGATCGGAGCATTGACGACGCTGCCGGCGCTCCGGCTCCTCGCGCGCCGCTGAAGCGGCCGCTCCTCCGGTCCTCCCGGCCCCGATGACGCCCGGTCAGGGGAATTCCGCGACGCTCTTCCCCTCCATGTACTTGTCGAACCATCCCACGATGTAGCGCAGCCGTTCGATGCGGTGCGACGGTCTGCCGGAGCGGGAGAGCTCGTGGGTCTCGCCCGGGAAGAGCACCATGGCCGCCGTTTTGTGGAGGGCCTTGAGCGCCCGGAACATCGCTCCTCCCCCCGAATCCGTGGGCGCGCGCAGATCGCTCTCTCCCTCGATCGTGAGATAGGGAGTCGTCACCCGCTCGGCGTAGCTGACGGGAGACCGCCGGCGGTACTCGTCGGGGTCCTGGAAGGGGAATTTGCGGAACCACGCCGGCGTGAAGATCGGGACGTCGAGGTCGTACCACCAGCCGGCCCAGTCCGCGATCGACCGCTGAGAGACGGCCGCCTTGAACCGGCCGGTCTGGGTGATCGTCCAGTTCGTGAGCACACCGCCGCCGCTCCCGCCGGTGATCCCGAGTCTCTTTTCGTCCACGTATCCGCGCCGGATCAGCTCGTCGACGCCCGCCATCAGATCCTTGTAGTCGATTCCTGGAAACTCGTACTGGATCGAGTTCGCGAACTCCTGCCCGTACGAGGCGCTGCCCCGCGGGTTCGGCGCGAGCACGACGTAGCCCCTGGCCGCCATCCACTGGAACTCGTGGAAGAACGTCTCGCCGTACTCGATGTGCGGTCCGCCGTGGATGTTCAGGATGAGCGGGTACTTCTTCTTCGGGTCGAACCGGGGCGGTTTGACGACCCAGGCTTCGATCTTCGTGCCGTCGAAGCTCGGATACACGATTTTTTCCGGCACCGACACGTCGATTTCGGCGAGCAGCGCGTCGTTTTCTCCCGTCAGCCGGGTGAGCCGGCGCGTCGCCGCGTCGAGGACGTAGAGCTCTCCCGGATGCGCCCCGTCGTCGATCGTGAGCGCGAATCGCGACGCGTCGGGCGTGGCGCTGAACGCAACGATTTCCCGGTCGCCGGCC
It contains:
- a CDS encoding AraC family transcriptional regulator gives rise to the protein MSLLDRSIEEAPLSMPSHTLRGGLAPGEPGVLDVIFEGRAVRVSSWRCPVLAREWSEERVQSADAVAFPRDVPFAIHAEGESIVADRNVVLFHSAGVSYRTSHPFGTGDRGLLLRFARPAPFTLRNAERRSWALRSPRAHLLQEILFRRGEDSDRRTVESLALRLLSEARRLADTAPAPPSGRRREAAVQATRRRLASDLRAKLGLAALAAQARYSPFHLARTFRQATGVTLRRYRLRARLFAALPRVLEDRSDLMQIGLDLGFSSHSHLTSAFHAEFGMSPSSLRRLVREEELGFVASRLGFGPARFE
- a CDS encoding S-layer homology domain-containing protein, producing the protein MRIGRITGRGASMLVAVACLSAGIAFGDCGPFSDTSTGSFCGAIEEAFYAGLTNGTSATTFGPEQGVTRDQMAAFITRTLNQATARSNRRAALDQWWQATTPRFDSFGTTAASDAHQCRADGADIWVSIFQGVSRVRASDGKLLGTWTPAPGPSWHPGSVLVALGRIFTTNVDLQGAIDMADPTQDPGEMTQVAQTILPNISGMTFDGTSIWTSHIGEDPNGGDNGVTIITPGSWTMTPVTTGFTGSVTGIAFDGSNVWVTMTPGSLLKLDANGAILQTVSVGGAPTSPTFDGANIWVVNSSDNSISVVRTSSGAVVATLTGNGLNGPTGAAFDGQRVLVTNHAGNSVSVWRAADLSPLGTESTGASSQPVGACSDGVNFWVALAGAGELGRY
- a CDS encoding amino acid permease, with product MKSPAGNDRSGDLLRALGRWDMAFFLVGTVIGSGIFLVPSEIARDVRSEPVTIGIWIAGGILTMLGVLSIAELGSAIPAPGGIYTYIARAYGRLPGFLCGWAIFTVITSGAIATLAVAFSIYLSGLFAISAAAGRAVSILAVLTLTAANVAGVRTGATVQNVLTVLKVAGLAGMTIAIFALAGPAPAPASLPAAAVPNGIAGIGVALLGVFWAYEGWHDATFVAGEVRDPQRNFPAGVVIGELVIVALYVAANLAYFRVMNAGEIAASPRVGLTAIGKVLGPWGAKALTAAIVCSILGAMNGSILAGPRAYFQMARDGLLPRGLAEVHATFRTPAAAIALQGVWSCVLILFIGGFSQLFTYVIFGGWLMYALATAAVPILRRKEPELARPFRVPGYPVVPAVFVVAAAAMTVSTILQRPRESLLGLGFIALGVPLYFFFRGSGRE
- a CDS encoding sulfite oxidase-like oxidoreductase, with protein sequence MTDDTERLPPGQYRTEKWPVLTYGATPSVDLANWTFRCVGRVGQEVSWTWPEFLALPRAEVVSDIHCVTRWSRFDNLWEGVRAREILDRVALAPDAVAVVVHSEGGYTTNVALEDLRGDDVLLAIRHDGRDLSPEHGGPCRLVVPKLYFWKSAKWIRAFEFVAANVPGFWEENGYHLRGNPFREERFSDQETDAMQRMRAEAARKARGR
- a CDS encoding DinB family protein, translating into MRAIRKPLPGEYPAYAAVYVDLLPDDGSILDQLSRNAVATRELVGALPEERLAFRYAPGKWTIKEIVAHLSDDERIYGYRALRFARNDATELPGFDQDAFARFSGANARPIDDLLAELEAVRRSTVLLFAGFDDAVLDRSGAADGNRFTVRALAYHIAGHELRHRNVIRERYLSGGAAVR